The Budorcas taxicolor isolate Tak-1 chromosome 5, Takin1.1, whole genome shotgun sequence genome includes a window with the following:
- the LOC128048764 gene encoding ADP-ribosylation factor 3-like: MCILMVGLDAAAKTTILYKLKLGEMVTTIPTKGFNVETVEYKNISFTVWDTGGQDKTWPLWYHYFQIRQGLTFAVDSSDTEHENEVQKELMRMLAEDKLRDTVLLMFANK; this comes from the coding sequence ATGTGCATTCTCATGGTGGGCCTAGATGCTGCTGCAAAGACCACCATCCTGTACAAACTAAAGCTAGGTGAAATGGTGACCACCATTCCCACTAAAGGCTTCAATGTGGAGACCGTGGAATACAAGAACATCAGCTTCACTGTGTGGGACACAGGGGGCCAGGACAAGACCTGGCCTCTGTGGTACCACTACTTCCAAATCAGACAAGGTCTCACCTTTGCAGTTGACAGCAGTGACACAGAGCATGAGAATGAGGTCCAAAAGGAGCTCATGAGGATGCTAGCAGAAGACAAGCTTAGGGACACTGTTCTGCTCATGTTTGCTAACAAATAG